A window of the Brachybacterium sacelli genome harbors these coding sequences:
- the rpmA gene encoding 50S ribosomal protein L27, which produces MASKKGVSSSKNGRDSNAQRLGVKRFGGQVVGAGEILVRQRGTKVHPGDGVGRGNDDTLFALTAGTVEFGRKRDRRVVSVVETV; this is translated from the coding sequence ATGGCATCAAAGAAGGGCGTCAGCTCCTCCAAGAACGGGCGTGACTCCAACGCCCAGCGCCTCGGCGTCAAGCGCTTCGGCGGCCAGGTCGTCGGTGCGGGCGAGATCCTCGTGCGCCAGCGCGGCACCAAGGTCCACCCGGGCGACGGCGTGGGCCGCGGCAACGACGACACCCTGTTCGCGCTCACCGCGGGCACGGTCGAGTTCGGCCGCAAGCGCGATCGCCGCGTGGTCAGCGTCGTCGAGACGGTCTGA